Proteins from one Carcharodon carcharias isolate sCarCar2 chromosome 19, sCarCar2.pri, whole genome shotgun sequence genomic window:
- the kdf1a gene encoding keratinocyte differentiation factor 1 — MDSRFLFHFVLPGAACDVSAHLAQVWIHRDWDRDQNPGSGPGSGPPERHRERHTPRQYRAQAAGGLSQAPAPAPCYGPSVQAMQGTRRKAAARPAAEPRLVKSPALPPVSVDSLSLEVDGGSAPESRRGERKDGGPPARSHRRGAEEEEEEAGDSSAGSNSESAGFLPGEAEAEAAATDASGCEWGGLAACAPWQAVKAVLCCVVTCGVCGAEAGAGAYTPCAGAAESPTTGAKEAESNTLRYVENPALGVALNSEPGPPRKAGLAGNSFNYYDVKLRGQRVVWKNHPGRGLPADPCRRDARPGSPRSESPGSASPASRERLSEEFPSFLEEDLGNSELNVSMSSAELDEYINRKLLELFSIHQIDMLAQCTSDTTFISKSSEISELIDSITKDYKINEKDAECRIVTGIVRISTRKPKRNKKRWQEEPGEERLVTLTSADPRPQAETILPSEELNLEISVVDPLDLKARQMHGLPSPDLRKDDSLQDTETDSSGAPLLKVYL; from the exons ATGGACTCGCGTTTCCTGTTTCATTTTGTCCTTCCTGGAGCAGCTTGTGACGTAAGCGCTCACCTGGCCCAGGTGTGGATCCACCGGGACTGGGACCGGGATCAGAATCCGGGATCGGGACCGGGTTCGGGACCGCCGGAGAGGCACCGGGAGCGCCACACTCCGAGACAGTACCGGGCGCAGGCGGCTGGAGGTCTGAGTCAGGCCCCGGCGCCAGCACCGTGTTATG GTCCTTCGGTCCAAGCCATGCAAGGAACCCGGCGGAAAGCTGCTGCCCGGCCTGCGGCCGAGCCCAGGCTGGTGAAAAGCCCGGCCCTGCCGCCCGTCTCGGTGGACTCGCTCAGCCTGGAGGTGGACGGAGGCTCGGCGCCGGAAAGCCGACGGGGCGAGAGGAAGGACGGCGGGCCGCCGGCGCGAAGCCACCGCCGCGGAGCGG aggaggaggaggaggaggcgggggACTCCTCCGCCGGGAGTAACTCGGAAAGCGCCGGGTTCCTCCCGGGCGAGGCCGAGGCCGAAGCCGCGGCGACGGACGCCAGTGGGTGCGAGTGGGGTGGGCTGGCCGCCTGTGCCCCCTGGCAGGCGGTGAAAGCGGTTCTGTGCTGCGTGGTGACCTGCGGGGTGTGCGGGGCGGAGGCCGGGGCCGGGGCCTACACCCCGTGCGCCGGGGCCGCGGAGTCGCCGACGACAGGCGCCAAGGAGGCGGAGAGCAACACTCTGAGGTACGTGGAAAACCCGGCGCTCGGGGTGGCCCTGAACTCGGAGCCCGGCCCCCCGCGCAAGGCCGGCCTCGCGGGCAACAGCTTCAACTACTACGACGTCAAGCTGCGGGGCCAGCGGGTGGTCTGGAAGAACCACCCCGGCCGGGGCCTGCCCGCCGACCCGTGCCGGCGGGACGCCCGCCCCGGCTCCCCCCGCTCGGAGAGCCCCGGCAGCGCCTCGCCCGCCTCCCGCGAGCGCCTGTCGGAAGAGTTCCCCTCCTTCCTGGAGGAGGACCTGGGGAACAGCGAGCTGAACGTGTCCATGTCCAGCGCCGAGCTGGACGAGTACATCAACCGGAAGCTGCTGGAGCTGTTCAGCATCCACCAGATCGACATGCTGGCCCAGTGCACCTCGGACACCACCTTCATCAGCAAGAGCAGCGAGATCAGTGAGCTCATCGACAGCATCACCAAGGACTACAAGATCAACGAGAAGGACGCCGAGTGCCGCATCGTGACCGGGATCGTCCGCATCAGCACCCGCAAGCCCAAGAGGAACAAGAAGCGGTGGCAGGAAGAGCCCGGCGAGGAAAGGTTGGTCACTCTGACCTCTGCTGACCCCAGACCTCAGGCAGAGACGATTTTACCCAGTGAAG AGCTTAACCTGGAGATTTCGGTTGTGGACCCGCTCGATTTGAAAGCTAGACAAATGCATGGCCTGCCTTCTCCAG attTGCGAAAAGACGATTCTCTTCAGGATACGGAGACTGATTCATCAGGAGCACCACTGCTCAAAGTCTATCTCTAA